The following are encoded in a window of Phaseolus vulgaris cultivar G19833 chromosome 3, P. vulgaris v2.0, whole genome shotgun sequence genomic DNA:
- the LOC137806040 gene encoding uncharacterized protein has product MFEIRNSKEIECLIDTSNHYSEVITLFSKLHKLKIHNMENLRALWHCLQPANGPFENLEKLYLIDCPRLTSLFTYVVAQRLVQLKTLKISRCDGLKHILAEDDKTEKSQGEFTTGHPIQIFQNLQKLEVNSCGELKLIFSASIVRGLVQLKLLEINKCHMLDQIIGDIVPSADHGKKEELDEIIEEGKHPHLYSTSTSTPPTTVVNYSPGTLSSLTSLRIYDCPKLGSIFTASTAKTLTSLEKLVIIKCNSLRHIITHERINQNQKENVVEDDHDFQSDISIFQSLKNLYISECDLLQRIFPVPFVGGTMKLNDIRNKETTDLKDFSSPNNFKENFCQQQQNNTQIELPALEVLQLDRNLGSIILDSYTVRCPSLRTLLLGIGTYVGFFTINSSTNASEARHEDYISIKISNSDFVPPVESVEYLSKQPQGLTFLIMQNIIEIELKGFDKVKYLFKPSIASSLMLEILRIKQCHGLEHIIDIEDEYGKENLNAIFPHLRILSVRDCGQLNYMFGQYPIANQDCEEIHIHLSALEILSLYNLPNFVSICATNTLTVTWPSLKEFECDKCSYPFNDSMSSLTVLTDSREPISVSRKDPKGIHNHFLTLKNVSIRNCEVEGIFCLNGHEMIGHQVSLRLEDLVLENLPQMTYIWVASKNSVNLQHLTTLKIMGCAKLKVIFPPSVLSRSLSELKRLIIEECMELRQIVGCEEGVPKNSFTFSNLERLEIVGCAKLEVVFPKSVLRCLPELNFVKIRKCKELRQIIEKDVEDKTLSSLLSPQPFFPKLEALYVGHCHKLKRFISESTSNDLPNLHLLIINGASELEELVGCGQGKCDKIGNTKTKLPRLKLLIFMHLSNFDQETELSNLKNCVVYECPKLSLTPTTTFGELKETFPYKGD; this is encoded by the exons ATGTTTGAGATACGTAATTCTAAAGAGATAGAGTGTTTGATTGACACTAGTAATCATTATAGTGAGGTGATAACTCTCTTCTCCAAGTTGCATAAGCTGAAAATCCATAACATGGAAAATCTAAGAGCTTtatggcattgtttgcaacctGCCAATGGGCCTTTTGAGAACTTAGAGAAGTTATATTTAATTGATTGTCCACGATTGACATCTCTCTTCACGTATGTCGTTGCTCAACGTTTGGTACAAttgaaaacattaaaaatatcaaGATGTGATGGATTGAAGCATATATTAGCAGAAGATGACAAAACAGAGAAAAGTCAAGGTGAATTCACCACTGGGCATCCTATACAAATATTCCAGAATCTTCAGAAACTAGAGGTAAATAGTTGTGGAGAATTAAAACTTATATTCTCTGCCAGCATTGTAAGAGGCTTAGTTCAATTGAAACTGCTCGAGATAAATAAATGCCACATGCTAGATCAAATAATTGGAGATATTGTTCCATCAGCAGACCATGGTAAAAAAGAAGAACTTGATGAAATCATTGAGGAAGGTAAGCATCCACATTTGTATAGCACTTCAACTTCAACTCCACCAACAACAGTTGTGAACTATAGCCCTG GAACTCTATCAAGCCTTACAAGCCTTAGAATATATGATTGTCCGAAGTTAGGCTCAATTTTTACAGCATCTACAGCTAAGACCTTGACTTCTTTAGAAAAATTGGTCATAATAAAGTGCAATAGTTTGAGGCATATAATAACTCATGAAAGGATCAATCAAAATCAGAAGGAAAATGTTGTTGAGGATGACCATGACTTTCAGAGTGATATTTCAATCTTCCAGAGtttgaaaaatttatatatCAGTGAATGTGACTTATTGCAACGTATATTCCCTGTCCCTTTTGTTGGAGGCACGATGAAATTGAATGATATAAGAAATAAAGAGACAACTGATTTGAAAGATTTTTCAAGTCCAAATAATTTCAAAGAGAATTTTTGTCAGCAACAACAAAATAATACTCAGATTGAGCTTCCTGCTTTAGAAGTACTCCAACTTGATCGTAACCTGGGTAGCATCATTCTAGACAGTTATACTGTAAGATGTCCGTCTTTGAGAACACTATTATTGGGTATTGGGACATATGTTGGGTTTTTCACGATAAATTCTTCAACAAATGCTTCGGAAGCTAGACACGAAGATTATATTTCAATCAAG ATATCGAACTCAGATTTTGTTCCCCCAGTTGAAAGTGTTGAATATCTTTCAAAACAACCACAAGGTTTGACCTTTCTTATTATGCAAAATATAATAGAGATTGAACTGAAAGGCTTTGATAAGGTAAAGTACCTTTTTAAACCGTCCATTGCTTCATCATTGATGTTGGAAATCTTGAGAATTAAGCAATGTCATGGACTTGAGCACATTATAGACATTGAGGATGAATATGGCAAAGAGAATTTGAATGCTATCTTTCCACACCTAAGAATTCTCTCTGTGCGTGATTGTGGCCAATTGAACTATATGTTTGGGCAATATCCCATAGCTAATCAGGATTGTGAGGAGATTCATATTCATTTGTCAGCATTGGAAATACTCTCTCTTTATAATTTACCAAATTTTGTTAGCATTTGTGCTACCAACACTCTCACTGTGACTTGGCCATCTTTGAAGGAGTTTGAGTGTGATAAATGTTCCTATCCTTTTAATGATTCTATGAGTTCTTTGACGGTTCTTACGGATTCAAGAGAGCCTATTAGCGTAAGCAGGAAG GATCCAAAAGGGATTCATAATCATTTCCTCACTTTGAAAAATGTATCCATAAGAAATTGTGAAGTAGAAGGTATTTTTTGTCTTAATGGACATGAAATGATTGGGCATCAAGTGAGTTTAAGGTTAGAGGATTTGGTGTTGGAAAATCTACCTCAAATGACTTATATTTGGGTGGCTTCCAAGAATTCAGTTAATCTCCAACATCTTACCACTTTAAAAATAATGGGATGTGCAAAATTGAAAGTAATCTTTCCTCCTTCTGTCTTAAGCAGAAGCTTATCAGAGTTGAAACGCCTAATCATAGAAGAATGCATGGAATTGAGGCAGATTGTTGGATGTGAAGAAGGAGTTCCAAAAAACTCTTTTACCTTCTCAAATCTTGAAAGATTAGAAATAGTTGGATGTGCAAAATTGGAAGTAGTCTTTCCAAAATCTGTTTTAAGATGCTTACCAGAGTTGAATTTTGTGAAGATAAGAAAATGCAAAGAATTAAGACAAATCATTGAAAAGGATGTGGAGGATAAAACATTGTCTAGTCTTCTTTCTCCTCAGCCATTCTTCCCAAAACTAGAAGCACTGTATGTGGGACATTGCCACAAGCTGAAAAGATTTATCTCTGAATCTACATCTAATGACCTTCCCAATCTTCATCTTTTGATCATAAATGGAGCCTCTGAACTAGAAGAGCTTGTTGGATGTGGACAAGGGAAATGTGACAAGATAGGAAACACAAAAACTAAGCTTCCAAGATTGaaacttttaatatttatgcATCTTTCAAACTTTGACCAAGAGACTGAATTGTCGAATTTGAAGAATTGTGTTGTCTACGAATGTCCAAAGCTCTCTTTGACTCCAACAACTACTTTTGGAGAGCTGAAGGAAACTTTTCCTTATAAAG GAGATTAG